The following proteins come from a genomic window of Hydractinia symbiolongicarpus strain clone_291-10 chromosome 2, HSymV2.1, whole genome shotgun sequence:
- the LOC130630535 gene encoding dorsal-ventral patterning tolloid-like protein 1 has protein sequence MNKQIIYFGIVSILYDVSPTTGCSQTLTADQGVITSPNYPASYPANTRCTYKIKVATGKRIRLQWTVFKVDGEMVKCDGGDYVIVSAGCSSPKVYSRYCNDDTNDYIPHDMYSRDECMQVYFYSNQVSSNFVTSFHATYTTYSKDVAAPAIDVCGGHRLRSLSGVLMSPGWPHTYKLNQQSCSVRIYIDNSKLRIKLAFMQIDTYALNSGKQRCDVQGNDVLKFRAKHRLSNKYDEFKYCSRQDPFYRYYFGNYSYIDVTFERVQTVNNSYSGFVVGYVLTKIKDVASKVDGCHSYCCPYLNVLYVPARKKTWWC, from the exons atgaataaacAGATCATCTACTTTGGAATTGTGAGTATTCTCTATGACGTGTCGCCTACCACTGGATGTAGCCAAACACTCACTGCAGATCAAGGTGTTATAACATCTCCTAATTATCCAGCCAGTTACCCTGCAAATACAAGGTGCACGTACAAAATCAAAGTTGCTACAGGAAAGCGTATACGACTCCAATGGACGGTTTTCAAGGTGGATGGTGAAATGGTAAAATGTGACGGTGGAGATTATGTTATAGTTAGTGCTGG ATGCAGCTCTCCAAAGGTTTATTCAAGATACTGCAACGATGACACTAATGATTATATTCCACATGATATGTATTCGAGAGATGAATGCATGCAGGTGTACTTCTACTCAAACCAAGTCTCAAGCAACTTCGTGACCAGCTTCCATGCTACATATACAACTTACTCTAAAGATGTTGCTGCTCCAGCTATAGATGTTTGTGGTGGACACAG ATTACGTAGTTTATCTGGCGTTCTAATGTCACCGGGTTGGCCACACACCTATAAACTAAACCAACAGTCCTGTTCCGTGAGGATATACATTGACAACAGCAagttaagaattaagctagCTTTTATGCAAATTGACACTTATGCACTGAACAGTGGTAAACAACGGTGTGATGTGCAAGGGAATGACGTCCTTAAATTTCGAG CCAAGCATCGCCTTTCAAACAAATACGATGAATTCAAATATTGTAGTCGTCAAGATCCATTTTACAGATATTACTTTGGCAATTATAGTTACATTGATGTCACCTTTGAGAGGGTACAAACTGTAAATAATTCATATAGTGGTTTTGTTGTTGGAtatgttttgacaaaaattaaag